The Benincasa hispida cultivar B227 chromosome 11, ASM972705v1, whole genome shotgun sequence genome has a segment encoding these proteins:
- the LOC120091816 gene encoding uncharacterized protein LOC120091816 isoform X2, producing the protein MPPTAASARTMFKRLSIKLLSFLKTLNGISLGICRAIKLNRFSGHFFPAAGVPNLAMVEGVDNEKLANHLDRAVSNLGRDPLKVLVQVNTSGEISKSGVEPSGCIELAKHVKLRCPHLQFSGLMTIGMPDYTCTPENFKTLLNCRAEVCRALEMAEEQCELSMGMSSDFELADGKKMFELLNNFVECIGEANVTQVITDNASANVMIGRFLEAKRPQLSWSPCAAHYLDLMLEDIYKIPHIHKALKRGIEGQSYYLDGVLSHFFFICLIHHTGTAAHRTCDLAFMDNKHYQLSYESHLKTYLKCNINIISRFRVYLVWLMKNPTLAEFLRFFLYRNRDRNPDWLQTKPTSISVGHR; encoded by the exons ATGCCGCCCACCGCTGCTTCGGCGAGAACTATGTTCAAGAGATTATCGATAAAGCTCCTCAG CTTCCTCAAGACATTGAATGGCATTTCATTGGGCATTTGCAGAGCAATAAAGTTAAATCGCTTCTCG GGGCATTTTTTCCCTGCAGCTGGAGTTCCTAACCTGGCCATGGTTGAGGGTGTAGATAATGAGAAG CTTGCAAATCATCTTGATCGTGCAGTTTCAAACCTTGGAAGGGATCCGTTGAAGGTTCTAGTCCAAGTAAACACCAGTGGAGAAATAT CAAAATCTGGTGTTGAGCCTTCTGGATGCATCGAACTTGCAAAGCACGTGAAGTTGCGTTGCCCACATCTACAGTTTTCTGGCTTGATGACAATAGGGATGCCAGATTATACTTGCACTCCAGAGAACTTTAAG ACGCTACTCAATTGTAGAGCTGAGGTCTGCAGGGCACTTGAAATGGCAGAAGAGCAGTGTGAATTGTCAATGGGAATGTCTAGTGATTTCGAGTTGGCG GATGGAAAGAAAATGTTTGAGTTACTCAATAATTTTGTAGAATGCATTGGAGAAGCCAATGTCACACAAGTTATTACAGATAATGCATCAGCAAATGTTATGATAG GGAGATTTTTAGAAGCAAAACGACCACAATTAAGTTGGTCTCCATGTGCCGCTCATTACTTGGATTTGATGTTGGAGGATATATACAAGATCCCACATATTCATAAAGCACTAAAAAGAGGCATCGAG GGGCAAAGCTATTATTTGGATGGTGTgctctctcatttcttttttatatgcCTCATTCATCACACTGGCACGGCCGCACATCGAACATGTGACCTTGCGTTTATGGACAACAAGCACTACCAGCTGAGCTATGAATCACATTTGAAAACATACCTTAAATGTAATATAAACATTATCAGTCGGTTTCGAGTTTATCTGGTTTGGTTAATGAAAAACCCAACACTGGCCGAATTTCTTCGGTTTTTCCTATATAGAAACCGTGACCGCAACCCGGACTGGTTACAAACGAAACCGACATCGATTTCGGTTGGTCACCGGTAA
- the LOC120092118 gene encoding pentatricopeptide repeat-containing protein At1g09820-like isoform X1 — protein MEISCLSRNLRNFSNPYFYSIYSFVPHSPFPSSSPSKHSHRFCRFYTTPAISDSTADSSLICNSSSQSVPSLCLFERCNGGTLDLNHGLFRHHYRSFRSFSSSSFEKPQSGTGNLNVSKPNATSNQFWDVINIIRRNQEDLESKLDSLNVSLNNAFVVQIFRVLNNRKISAFRFFNWVRVQSCKFPCNSDVYSLLIDNFGSLDNYEGILPVLIEFKRKGIDLNHKAFEFLLVQLPNEDSIKISVERLVKLLNEVGGSCRISGVMALIEMFCSRGSFGLAKFVIEITERRASFCNIIVREQCRRSNFEGAKCTLDEMRQVGYPDVGILNYLLSSLCKNDKFGEAHKLFEEMLEGDCPPNSLTFEVIICHLCEIGNIESAHSYLDMMVSRGLEPRHSTHAAFVKSYFNSRRYEEAYRYVVDSSLKHVMARNTTYSLLATLHEKRGNLVDAQKILSELIDAGLRPNFPLYMRVLKKLQLQGKEDLANDLKGKFNNGFLGKNCLFLSFSSWYQSMATKP, from the exons ATGGAGATTTCTTGTCTTTCTCGAAACCTCCGTAATTTCTCCAACCCTTACTTCTACTCTATTTACTCATTTgttcctcattctccatttCCTTCATCCTCGCCTTCTAAACATTCCCACCGTTTTTGTCGATTTTATACTACACCAGCAATATCCGATTCTACTGCTGATTCTTCCTTAATCTGCAATTCATCTTCCCAATCTGTGCCTTCATTGTGTTTGTTTGAGAGATGTAATGGCGGAACATTGGATTTGAATCATGGATTGTTTCGACACCACTACAGAAGCTTCCGTTCGTTTTCCTCCTCTTCGTTTGAGAAGCCTCAGTCTGGGACTGGTAATTTAAATGTGTCTAAACCGAATGCCACCTCCAATCAATTTTGGGATGTTATAAATATCATCCGGAGAAATCAAGAGGATTTGGAGTCTAAGTTGGATTCGTTGAATGTAAGTTTAAATAATGCTTTTGTTGTTCAGATTTTTCGGGTGCTGAATAATCGTAAGATTTCTGCCTTTCGTTTTTTCAACTGGGTTAGAGTTCAATCGTGTAAATTTCCTTGTAACTCTGATGTTTATAGTCTACTTATTGATAATTTTGGTAGCTTAGATAATTATGAGGGGATTCTTCCTGTTCTGATTGAGTTCAAGCGGAAAGGAATTGATCTAAACCATAAAGCATTTGAGTTTTTACTTGTTCAACTACCAAATGAAGATTCAATTAAGATTTCTGTTGAAAGACTGGTGAAGTTGTTGAATGAAGTAGGAGGATCTTGTAGAATATCTGGGGTCATGGCATTGATTGAGATGTTCTGTTCTCGTGGTTCTTTCGGATTGGCCAAGTTTGTGATTGAGATAACTGAGAGAAGAGCATCTTTCTGCAATATCATTGTTCGAGAACAGTGTCGACGAAGCAATTTCGAAGGAGCTAAATGTACACTTGATGAGATGAGGCAAGTGGGTTACCCAGATGTGGGGATTCTCAATTATCTGCTTAGTAGTTTGTGCAAGAATGACAAATTTGGTGAAGCTCATAAACTGTTTGAAGAAATGCTCGAAGGAGATTGTCCTCCAAACTCTTTGACATTTGAAGTCATTATCTGCCATCTCTGTGAAATTGGTAATATTGAATCAGCACACAGCTATCTTGACATGATGGTGTCAAGGGGTCTCGAGCCTCGCCATTCGACACACGCTGCCTTCGTGAAAAGCTACTTCAATTCACGGAGATATGAGGAAGCATATCGGTATGTGGTTGACTCTAGCTTGAAACATGTCATGGCACGGAATACAACATATAGTTTGCTTGCAACTCTTCATGAGAAGAGAGGTAACTTAGTTGATGCTCAAAAAATTCTTTCTGAGTTGATAGATGCAGGTCTTAGACCAAACTTTCCACTGTATATGAGAGTTCTGAAGAAGCTTCAGCTTCAAGGCAAGGAAGATTTGGCCAATGATTTGAAGGGAAAATTCAACAAT GGTTTTCTAGGTAAAAACtgtctctttctctctttttcatcatggtatcagagcatggcgACGAAACCCTAA
- the LOC120091816 gene encoding pyridoxal phosphate homeostasis protein-like isoform X6 has product MAAPLVEGAAAAALRSVMFRARQAAERSGRHFDQVRVVAVSKTKPVSLIRQVYDAAHRCFGENYVQEIIDKAPQLPQDIEWHFIGHLQSNKVKSLLAGVPNLAMVEGVDNEKLANHLDRAVSNLGRDPLKVLVQVNTSGEISKSGVEPSGCIELAKHVKLRCPHLQFSGLMTIGMPDYTCTPENFKTLLNCRAEVCRALEMAEEQCELSMGMSSDFELANALEKPMSHKLLQIMHQQML; this is encoded by the exons ATGGCTGCTCCTCTGGTCGAAGGCGCAGCCGCCGCAGCTCTCCGATCGGTAATGTTTCGAGCTCGGCAGGCCGCTGAGCGCTCTGGTCGCCATTTCGATCAGGTCCGAGTCGTTGCAGTCTCGAAGACAAAGCCTGTATCCCTTATTCGCCAAGTCTACGATGCCGCCCACCGCTGCTTCGGCGAGAACTATGTTCAAGAGATTATCGATAAAGCTCCTCAG CTTCCTCAAGACATTGAATGGCATTTCATTGGGCATTTGCAGAGCAATAAAGTTAAATCGCTTCTCG CTGGAGTTCCTAACCTGGCCATGGTTGAGGGTGTAGATAATGAGAAG CTTGCAAATCATCTTGATCGTGCAGTTTCAAACCTTGGAAGGGATCCGTTGAAGGTTCTAGTCCAAGTAAACACCAGTGGAGAAATAT CAAAATCTGGTGTTGAGCCTTCTGGATGCATCGAACTTGCAAAGCACGTGAAGTTGCGTTGCCCACATCTACAGTTTTCTGGCTTGATGACAATAGGGATGCCAGATTATACTTGCACTCCAGAGAACTTTAAG ACGCTACTCAATTGTAGAGCTGAGGTCTGCAGGGCACTTGAAATGGCAGAAGAGCAGTGTGAATTGTCAATGGGAATGTCTAGTGATTTCGAGTTGGCG AATGCATTGGAGAAGCCAATGTCACACAAGTTATTACAGATAATGCATCAGCAAATGTTATGA
- the LOC120092118 gene encoding pentatricopeptide repeat-containing protein At1g52640, mitochondrial-like isoform X2, translating to MEISCLSRNLRNFSNPYFYSIYSFVPHSPFPSSSPSKHSHRFCRFYTTPAISDSTADSSLICNSSSQSVPSLCLFERCNGGTLDLNHGLFRHHYRSFRSFSSSSFEKPQSGTGNLNVSKPNATSNQFWDVINIIRRNQEDLESKLDSLNVSLNNAFVVQIFRVLNNRKISAFRFFNWVRVQSCKFPCNSDVYSLLIDNFGSLDNYEGILPVLIEFKRKGIDLNHKAFEFLLVQLPNEDSIKISVERLVKLLNEVGGSCRISGVMALIEMFCSRGSFGLAKFVIEITERRASFCNIIVREQCRRSNFEGAKCTLDEMRQVGYPDVGILNYLLSSLCKNDKFGEAHKLFEEMLEGDCPPNSLTFEVIICHLCEIGNIESAHSYLDMMVSRGLEPRHSTHAAFVKSYFNSRRYEEAYRYVVDSSLKHVMARNTTYSLLATLHEKRGNLVDAQKILSELIDAGLRPNFPLYMRVLKKLQLQGKEDLANDLKGKFNNSMATKP from the exons ATGGAGATTTCTTGTCTTTCTCGAAACCTCCGTAATTTCTCCAACCCTTACTTCTACTCTATTTACTCATTTgttcctcattctccatttCCTTCATCCTCGCCTTCTAAACATTCCCACCGTTTTTGTCGATTTTATACTACACCAGCAATATCCGATTCTACTGCTGATTCTTCCTTAATCTGCAATTCATCTTCCCAATCTGTGCCTTCATTGTGTTTGTTTGAGAGATGTAATGGCGGAACATTGGATTTGAATCATGGATTGTTTCGACACCACTACAGAAGCTTCCGTTCGTTTTCCTCCTCTTCGTTTGAGAAGCCTCAGTCTGGGACTGGTAATTTAAATGTGTCTAAACCGAATGCCACCTCCAATCAATTTTGGGATGTTATAAATATCATCCGGAGAAATCAAGAGGATTTGGAGTCTAAGTTGGATTCGTTGAATGTAAGTTTAAATAATGCTTTTGTTGTTCAGATTTTTCGGGTGCTGAATAATCGTAAGATTTCTGCCTTTCGTTTTTTCAACTGGGTTAGAGTTCAATCGTGTAAATTTCCTTGTAACTCTGATGTTTATAGTCTACTTATTGATAATTTTGGTAGCTTAGATAATTATGAGGGGATTCTTCCTGTTCTGATTGAGTTCAAGCGGAAAGGAATTGATCTAAACCATAAAGCATTTGAGTTTTTACTTGTTCAACTACCAAATGAAGATTCAATTAAGATTTCTGTTGAAAGACTGGTGAAGTTGTTGAATGAAGTAGGAGGATCTTGTAGAATATCTGGGGTCATGGCATTGATTGAGATGTTCTGTTCTCGTGGTTCTTTCGGATTGGCCAAGTTTGTGATTGAGATAACTGAGAGAAGAGCATCTTTCTGCAATATCATTGTTCGAGAACAGTGTCGACGAAGCAATTTCGAAGGAGCTAAATGTACACTTGATGAGATGAGGCAAGTGGGTTACCCAGATGTGGGGATTCTCAATTATCTGCTTAGTAGTTTGTGCAAGAATGACAAATTTGGTGAAGCTCATAAACTGTTTGAAGAAATGCTCGAAGGAGATTGTCCTCCAAACTCTTTGACATTTGAAGTCATTATCTGCCATCTCTGTGAAATTGGTAATATTGAATCAGCACACAGCTATCTTGACATGATGGTGTCAAGGGGTCTCGAGCCTCGCCATTCGACACACGCTGCCTTCGTGAAAAGCTACTTCAATTCACGGAGATATGAGGAAGCATATCGGTATGTGGTTGACTCTAGCTTGAAACATGTCATGGCACGGAATACAACATATAGTTTGCTTGCAACTCTTCATGAGAAGAGAGGTAACTTAGTTGATGCTCAAAAAATTCTTTCTGAGTTGATAGATGCAGGTCTTAGACCAAACTTTCCACTGTATATGAGAGTTCTGAAGAAGCTTCAGCTTCAAGGCAAGGAAGATTTGGCCAATGATTTGAAGGGAAAATTCAACAAT agcatggcgACGAAACCCTAA
- the LOC120091816 gene encoding pyridoxal phosphate homeostasis protein-like isoform X4 → MAAPLVEGAAAAALRSVMFRARQAAERSGRHFDQVRVVAVSKTKPVSLIRQVYDAAHRCFGENYVQEIIDKAPQLPQDIEWHFIGHLQSNKVKSLLAGVPNLAMVEGVDNEKLANHLDRAVSNLGRDPLKVLVQVNTSGEISKSGVEPSGCIELAKHVKLRCPHLQFSGLMTIGMPDYTCTPENFKTLLNCRAEVCRALEMAEEQCELSMGMSSDFELADGKKMFELLNNFVECIGEANVTQVITDNASANVMIGRFLEAKRPQLSWSPCAAHYLDLMLEDIYKIPHIHKALKRGIEIEMGSTNVRIGSTIFGPREYPKKQAD, encoded by the exons ATGGCTGCTCCTCTGGTCGAAGGCGCAGCCGCCGCAGCTCTCCGATCGGTAATGTTTCGAGCTCGGCAGGCCGCTGAGCGCTCTGGTCGCCATTTCGATCAGGTCCGAGTCGTTGCAGTCTCGAAGACAAAGCCTGTATCCCTTATTCGCCAAGTCTACGATGCCGCCCACCGCTGCTTCGGCGAGAACTATGTTCAAGAGATTATCGATAAAGCTCCTCAG CTTCCTCAAGACATTGAATGGCATTTCATTGGGCATTTGCAGAGCAATAAAGTTAAATCGCTTCTCG CTGGAGTTCCTAACCTGGCCATGGTTGAGGGTGTAGATAATGAGAAG CTTGCAAATCATCTTGATCGTGCAGTTTCAAACCTTGGAAGGGATCCGTTGAAGGTTCTAGTCCAAGTAAACACCAGTGGAGAAATAT CAAAATCTGGTGTTGAGCCTTCTGGATGCATCGAACTTGCAAAGCACGTGAAGTTGCGTTGCCCACATCTACAGTTTTCTGGCTTGATGACAATAGGGATGCCAGATTATACTTGCACTCCAGAGAACTTTAAG ACGCTACTCAATTGTAGAGCTGAGGTCTGCAGGGCACTTGAAATGGCAGAAGAGCAGTGTGAATTGTCAATGGGAATGTCTAGTGATTTCGAGTTGGCG GATGGAAAGAAAATGTTTGAGTTACTCAATAATTTTGTAGAATGCATTGGAGAAGCCAATGTCACACAAGTTATTACAGATAATGCATCAGCAAATGTTATGATAG GGAGATTTTTAGAAGCAAAACGACCACAATTAAGTTGGTCTCCATGTGCCGCTCATTACTTGGATTTGATGTTGGAGGATATATACAAGATCCCACATATTCATAAAGCACTAAAAAGAGGCATCGAG ATCGAAATGGGCAGCACCAATGTGAGAATTGGATCAACCATATTTGGTCCGAGGGAGTACCCAAAGAAGCAAGCTGACTAA
- the LOC120091816 gene encoding pyridoxal phosphate homeostasis protein-like isoform X1, translating into MAAPLVEGAAAAALRSVMFRARQAAERSGRHFDQVRVVAVSKTKPVSLIRQVYDAAHRCFGENYVQEIIDKAPQLPQDIEWHFIGHLQSNKVKSLLAGVPNLAMVEGVDNEKLANHLDRAVSNLGRDPLKVLVQVNTSGEISKSGVEPSGCIELAKHVKLRCPHLQFSGLMTIGMPDYTCTPENFKTLLNCRAEVCRALEMAEEQCELSMGMSSDFELADGKKMFELLNNFVECIGEANVTQVITDNASANVMIGRFLEAKRPQLSWSPCAAHYLDLMLEDIYKIPHIHKALKRGIEGQSYYLDGVLSHFFFICLIHHTGTAAHRTCDLAFMDNKHYQLSYESHLKTYLKCNINIISRFRVYLVWLMKNPTLAEFLRFFLYRNRDRNPDWLQTKPTSISVGHR; encoded by the exons ATGGCTGCTCCTCTGGTCGAAGGCGCAGCCGCCGCAGCTCTCCGATCGGTAATGTTTCGAGCTCGGCAGGCCGCTGAGCGCTCTGGTCGCCATTTCGATCAGGTCCGAGTCGTTGCAGTCTCGAAGACAAAGCCTGTATCCCTTATTCGCCAAGTCTACGATGCCGCCCACCGCTGCTTCGGCGAGAACTATGTTCAAGAGATTATCGATAAAGCTCCTCAG CTTCCTCAAGACATTGAATGGCATTTCATTGGGCATTTGCAGAGCAATAAAGTTAAATCGCTTCTCG CTGGAGTTCCTAACCTGGCCATGGTTGAGGGTGTAGATAATGAGAAG CTTGCAAATCATCTTGATCGTGCAGTTTCAAACCTTGGAAGGGATCCGTTGAAGGTTCTAGTCCAAGTAAACACCAGTGGAGAAATAT CAAAATCTGGTGTTGAGCCTTCTGGATGCATCGAACTTGCAAAGCACGTGAAGTTGCGTTGCCCACATCTACAGTTTTCTGGCTTGATGACAATAGGGATGCCAGATTATACTTGCACTCCAGAGAACTTTAAG ACGCTACTCAATTGTAGAGCTGAGGTCTGCAGGGCACTTGAAATGGCAGAAGAGCAGTGTGAATTGTCAATGGGAATGTCTAGTGATTTCGAGTTGGCG GATGGAAAGAAAATGTTTGAGTTACTCAATAATTTTGTAGAATGCATTGGAGAAGCCAATGTCACACAAGTTATTACAGATAATGCATCAGCAAATGTTATGATAG GGAGATTTTTAGAAGCAAAACGACCACAATTAAGTTGGTCTCCATGTGCCGCTCATTACTTGGATTTGATGTTGGAGGATATATACAAGATCCCACATATTCATAAAGCACTAAAAAGAGGCATCGAG GGGCAAAGCTATTATTTGGATGGTGTgctctctcatttcttttttatatgcCTCATTCATCACACTGGCACGGCCGCACATCGAACATGTGACCTTGCGTTTATGGACAACAAGCACTACCAGCTGAGCTATGAATCACATTTGAAAACATACCTTAAATGTAATATAAACATTATCAGTCGGTTTCGAGTTTATCTGGTTTGGTTAATGAAAAACCCAACACTGGCCGAATTTCTTCGGTTTTTCCTATATAGAAACCGTGACCGCAACCCGGACTGGTTACAAACGAAACCGACATCGATTTCGGTTGGTCACCGGTAA
- the LOC120091816 gene encoding pyridoxal phosphate homeostasis protein-like isoform X3: MAAPLVEGAAAAALRSVMFRARQAAERSGRHFDQVRVVAVSKTKPVSLIRQVYDAAHRCFGENYVQEIIDKAPQLPQDIEWHFIGHLQSNKVKSLLAGVPNLAMVEGVDNEKLANHLDRAVSNLGRDPLKVLVQVNTSGEISKSGVEPSGCIELAKHVKLRCPHLQFSGLMTIGMPDYTCTPENFKTLLNCRAEVCRALEMAEEQCELSMGMSSDFELAGQSYYLDGVLSHFFFICLIHHTGTAAHRTCDLAFMDNKHYQLSYESHLKTYLKCNINIISRFRVYLVWLMKNPTLAEFLRFFLYRNRDRNPDWLQTKPTSISVGHR; the protein is encoded by the exons ATGGCTGCTCCTCTGGTCGAAGGCGCAGCCGCCGCAGCTCTCCGATCGGTAATGTTTCGAGCTCGGCAGGCCGCTGAGCGCTCTGGTCGCCATTTCGATCAGGTCCGAGTCGTTGCAGTCTCGAAGACAAAGCCTGTATCCCTTATTCGCCAAGTCTACGATGCCGCCCACCGCTGCTTCGGCGAGAACTATGTTCAAGAGATTATCGATAAAGCTCCTCAG CTTCCTCAAGACATTGAATGGCATTTCATTGGGCATTTGCAGAGCAATAAAGTTAAATCGCTTCTCG CTGGAGTTCCTAACCTGGCCATGGTTGAGGGTGTAGATAATGAGAAG CTTGCAAATCATCTTGATCGTGCAGTTTCAAACCTTGGAAGGGATCCGTTGAAGGTTCTAGTCCAAGTAAACACCAGTGGAGAAATAT CAAAATCTGGTGTTGAGCCTTCTGGATGCATCGAACTTGCAAAGCACGTGAAGTTGCGTTGCCCACATCTACAGTTTTCTGGCTTGATGACAATAGGGATGCCAGATTATACTTGCACTCCAGAGAACTTTAAG ACGCTACTCAATTGTAGAGCTGAGGTCTGCAGGGCACTTGAAATGGCAGAAGAGCAGTGTGAATTGTCAATGGGAATGTCTAGTGATTTCGAGTTGGCG GGGCAAAGCTATTATTTGGATGGTGTgctctctcatttcttttttatatgcCTCATTCATCACACTGGCACGGCCGCACATCGAACATGTGACCTTGCGTTTATGGACAACAAGCACTACCAGCTGAGCTATGAATCACATTTGAAAACATACCTTAAATGTAATATAAACATTATCAGTCGGTTTCGAGTTTATCTGGTTTGGTTAATGAAAAACCCAACACTGGCCGAATTTCTTCGGTTTTTCCTATATAGAAACCGTGACCGCAACCCGGACTGGTTACAAACGAAACCGACATCGATTTCGGTTGGTCACCGGTAA
- the LOC120091816 gene encoding pyridoxal phosphate homeostasis protein-like isoform X5 codes for MAAPLVEGAAAAALRSVMFRARQAAERSGRHFDQVRVVAVSKTKPVSLIRQVYDAAHRCFGENYVQEIIDKAPQLPQDIEWHFIGHLQSNKVKSLLAGVPNLAMVEGVDNEKLANHLDRAVSNLGRDPLKVLVQVNTSGEISKSGVEPSGCIELAKHVKLRCPHLQFSGLMTIGMPDYTCTPENFKTLLNCRAEVCRALEMAEEQCELSMGMSSDFELAIEMGSTNVRIGSTIFGPREYPKKQAD; via the exons ATGGCTGCTCCTCTGGTCGAAGGCGCAGCCGCCGCAGCTCTCCGATCGGTAATGTTTCGAGCTCGGCAGGCCGCTGAGCGCTCTGGTCGCCATTTCGATCAGGTCCGAGTCGTTGCAGTCTCGAAGACAAAGCCTGTATCCCTTATTCGCCAAGTCTACGATGCCGCCCACCGCTGCTTCGGCGAGAACTATGTTCAAGAGATTATCGATAAAGCTCCTCAG CTTCCTCAAGACATTGAATGGCATTTCATTGGGCATTTGCAGAGCAATAAAGTTAAATCGCTTCTCG CTGGAGTTCCTAACCTGGCCATGGTTGAGGGTGTAGATAATGAGAAG CTTGCAAATCATCTTGATCGTGCAGTTTCAAACCTTGGAAGGGATCCGTTGAAGGTTCTAGTCCAAGTAAACACCAGTGGAGAAATAT CAAAATCTGGTGTTGAGCCTTCTGGATGCATCGAACTTGCAAAGCACGTGAAGTTGCGTTGCCCACATCTACAGTTTTCTGGCTTGATGACAATAGGGATGCCAGATTATACTTGCACTCCAGAGAACTTTAAG ACGCTACTCAATTGTAGAGCTGAGGTCTGCAGGGCACTTGAAATGGCAGAAGAGCAGTGTGAATTGTCAATGGGAATGTCTAGTGATTTCGAGTTGGCG ATCGAAATGGGCAGCACCAATGTGAGAATTGGATCAACCATATTTGGTCCGAGGGAGTACCCAAAGAAGCAAGCTGACTAA